The window ttgctttgtttaccACTAACTAATTTCTTGTGGAAATCTAATAATTTCAAGAGCAAATGTCAAAATTCCTTATTTTTCCGTTCTTCAAAATGGAGAGTTGATAACTTTTAAGTTTCACACAATCACTCTAACTCTGATCTGAGAACtgcacagagaaaacagaacagGGAAAATGTATGCTCTCAAAAAAATAAGTGCACTTATCACCGGTCTGTCATCAGTAactccagactgaacttttttatttttttagattttattttgagtttgaaaGATATCTTGCACCACATAAATAggctaaaatattttgcatattctttttttgcatgcagcatccacatttttcttaaatactTGCTTTGCtagctttacatttttacacaagcTCTAACTTCCACAGTGAGAACTGCACTTGCAGCAGTACTACACCTGATCAGCAGAGGGAGCCCTGCTATCATTATAACAGCGTCCTCGTTCGTCATTATACAGAATAGGTGAAACAGATGCAGTTTCTCGTGTTCTTTATCAATCATAAGGAATCTACAATCAAGGTACtggtaaatatatatataaaaatgcataacaCATACATCAATAAATACAGCTAGCTGTTTTTTTCCTACAATAATTGTCTACAATCATGCTTCAGTTTGTTGTGGAACTCTAATTGCACTTTCTAAAATATGTTGCCAAATGGAGGCACAATTTATTCAGATGTTACAAAACTGATCACTAAAATTTTATCTAGTCATGAGCTGCCCTGTTCTCTGGAAATGCACTATTAATAATACTATTAATAATATTGATCTTTCTTTGTATTCTAAACAGTTGTCTGTAATTTTAATGATCCCATTTGAACATATTTGGTTTCTTTCGAAACTTGACAAAGGAGGCAAAACCAGAACAGTCTCAATTACAGACTGTGCTGGAGCACTTTCTGTGCTGAAGcacagaaagtgaaactttgCAACTGTATAGTCCAATATAGTCCAatcttcattttgtatttttttcatgttaaactGACTTCATCTCTCAagcatttttccacatttggttTGATTTCTGGAActcttttctcagtttttcccATCACTCTAAACACCCTCCTGAACATCCTCTCTATTCGTTCCATTGTCCGTCTCCTGACCCCTCTGCTGRTTCTGGTTGGGGTTGTTCTGACTGCTCCATGATTTGCTCCTGCTCCGGCTCGGCTCGAGGGACTGCCTGTTCCCACTGCCATTCACCGACGCCTTCATCTTGTAGCAAACGCCACAAACCAGAGCCAGGAAGGCCCGTCTCATCTCGCGACTGGCCAGAGTGTAGATGACCGGGTTCATGGCCGAGTTGAGCACAGCCAGTGCTATAAACCAGTCAGCCTTGTAAAGGACTGGGAAGCGCTGCTCAGACGCCACATCCACCAGGAGCAGGATGAAGAGGGGTGTCCAGCAAGCGATGAAGACTCCGACTACAATGATGACGGTGCGTAGAAGGRACATAGCGTGCTCAGAGTTGCTGTGCTTACTCACCTTTCGGCTGCTGGATTTTACAAGGATATGTCAGTTGTACCTTCTACAACTGACATATCAGAATAGACATTGAAccaattttctcatttttcttcacCTTTTCATACTGCAGTCAATGGCTTTAGAGATCAGCNGAAAGCTACGTATTTCTTGCTGTACAGAGGCAGGACAGTGGAACAGTCTGGGAGGTTGTCAATGCAGTTCCAACCTAAGATGGGTAAAGCTCCCAAGATCACAGCAATCAGCCAGCAGGTCCCTATAAGCAGAAACACTCTGTAGTTCTTGTTGGCATCATAAGGTCTCATTTTGATCATAGTCAGGTGTCTCTCTATGGCGATGGCCAAGAGACTGAAGATGGAGGCACTGAGTGCTACAAATGTGCTGCCCTCTCTAATAAACCACAGAGTCGGTGAGAGATCAAACGTCTTATCCCCAGAGAGGAGCAAGTTGACCATGTAGGAGACTCCAGCCAGCAGGTCACACAGTGCCAGGTTCCCAATGAAGAAGTACATCCGGTTGTGGAACCTGTGGTTCCTCCATATGGCCACCAGGACGGTGAGGTTCTCCAGAACGATGAAGCTGCAAATGATGAGGAAGACGATGATTTTGATATCCAAAGTTCCAGAGTTTGTGTCAGAGCTCAGCAGCCGGTGGTTCAGCTTTCCAGTGTGGTTGTAGTGACGGAGTATGACATTCATCTTCAAATCACCAAGGTTGCTGTCACCGAAGGTCATTGCAGAGAAGAGTCTGGTGTCTTCAGCTACAGCAGAGAAATGAATGTTGTTTCAGAAATCACATCAGCTATAAACGTAAATTTTCACAGTAATAAAGTTGAGATGGATTTTGCTCTGTGACTaaccaaacagtttttatgGTAATGAGGGggtttacaacaacaacaatagcAAAAGAAAGTTA of the Poecilia reticulata strain Guanapo linkage group LG12, Guppy_female_1.0+MT, whole genome shotgun sequence genome contains:
- the LOC103473908 gene encoding sphingosine 1-phosphate receptor 3-like, with translation MTFGDSNLGDLKMNVILRHYNHTGKLNHRLLSSDTNSGTLDIKIIVFLIICSFIVLENLTVLVAIWRNHRFHNRMYFFIGNLALCDLLAGVSYMVNLLLSGDKTFDLSPTLWFIREGSTFVALSASIFSLLAIAIERHLTMIKMRPYDANKNYRVFLLIGTCWLIAVILGALPILGWNCIDNLPDCSTVLPLYSKKYVAFX